From one Lactiplantibacillus paraplantarum genomic stretch:
- a CDS encoding GtrA family protein, whose amino-acid sequence MGQLIKQLWHRYQSVLSYLIFGGLTTLVNIVVFGIFNHFWPYWLANTIAWFISVLFAYITNKLWVFDSKTPTFQAVLIEMTSFFGFRLLSFFIDEGIMIIGVSVLHGNDLIVKLIDQIIVVLLNWFFSKLFIFKDREH is encoded by the coding sequence GTGGGACAACTTATCAAGCAACTCTGGCATCGCTATCAAAGCGTTCTATCTTATTTAATCTTCGGGGGCTTAACTACTCTCGTCAATATTGTTGTTTTTGGCATTTTTAATCATTTTTGGCCGTACTGGTTAGCCAATACGATTGCTTGGTTCATCTCGGTACTATTTGCCTACATCACCAACAAGCTTTGGGTTTTTGATTCCAAAACGCCGACTTTCCAAGCCGTTTTGATTGAAATGACCTCATTCTTTGGATTCCGTTTACTGAGTTTCTTCATTGATGAAGGTATCATGATTATTGGGGTCTCAGTACTTCACGGTAACGACCTCATCGTCAAGTTAATTGACCAAATTATTGTGGTCTTACTGAATTGGTTCTTTAGTAAGCTATTTATTTTTAAAGACCGCGAGCATTAA
- a CDS encoding MalY/PatB family protein, which translates to MEQAAFIKKYATTRRHTDSLKWDALQARYGNPDLLAMWVADMEFKVPEQVTQALQERVAHGVYGYSITPERYYRTFIDWEQTRHGLALKRDWIRFGSGVVNSLYALVNILTQPGDGVLILIPVYYPFFNAVRDNHRQLVTSELRNDHGHYTIDFADVERQIKTNQVRLFIQCSPHNPVGRIWSEDEETRLLTLCEQYHVLVISDEIHQDLEIDRTNHPFKSALTVADGRFSDRVIVVNAPSKTFNIAALLNSHIIIPNPELRQRYDEHIGRFTQTEISVLGQVAGQAAYESGAAWLDQILTIVHDNYQYLRTTFAAHAPKLVLAELQGTYLTWLDLRAYVQPTQTKAFIQDQCQIAVDFGEWFSPDDQGFVRLNLATDPQNVHEAANRIVTCLAQK; encoded by the coding sequence ATGGAACAAGCAGCATTTATTAAGAAGTACGCGACAACACGTCGGCATACGGATTCATTGAAATGGGATGCATTACAAGCTCGCTATGGTAATCCTGATTTATTGGCAATGTGGGTCGCCGACATGGAATTTAAAGTCCCAGAACAAGTAACCCAAGCGTTGCAGGAGCGAGTCGCCCATGGTGTGTACGGCTATTCGATTACCCCAGAGCGATATTACCGTACTTTTATTGATTGGGAGCAGACGCGTCACGGATTAGCCTTGAAGCGCGATTGGATCCGCTTTGGTAGTGGGGTCGTTAATTCATTATACGCACTAGTGAATATTTTAACGCAACCAGGCGATGGCGTGCTAATCTTGATCCCAGTGTATTATCCATTTTTTAACGCGGTCCGGGATAATCATCGGCAATTGGTCACGTCGGAATTGCGTAATGATCATGGCCACTATACGATTGACTTTGCGGATGTTGAACGGCAAATCAAGACGAATCAAGTTCGGTTATTCATTCAATGTTCGCCACATAATCCAGTTGGGCGGATATGGTCGGAGGATGAAGAAACACGGCTGTTAACGTTATGTGAACAGTACCATGTGTTGGTCATTTCTGATGAAATTCATCAGGATTTAGAAATTGATCGGACTAATCATCCGTTTAAATCTGCGTTAACAGTGGCAGATGGTCGCTTTAGTGATCGGGTCATTGTCGTTAATGCGCCGTCTAAGACGTTTAATATCGCAGCCCTCTTAAATTCACACATCATTATTCCTAATCCTGAATTACGTCAACGTTATGATGAACACATTGGTCGGTTCACGCAAACTGAAATTAGTGTATTGGGCCAAGTAGCTGGCCAAGCGGCTTATGAATCAGGAGCCGCTTGGTTAGATCAGATATTAACGATTGTCCATGATAACTATCAATATTTGCGGACAACTTTTGCGGCCCACGCACCTAAGTTAGTTTTAGCGGAGCTACAAGGAACGTACTTGACGTGGCTAGACTTACGCGCCTATGTGCAGCCTACTCAGACGAAAGCTTTTATTCAAGATCAATGTCAGATTGCGGTTGATTTTGGCGAATGGTTTAGTCCTGATGATCAGGGCTTCGTACGCTTAAACTTAGCGACTGATCCACAAAATGTGCATGAAGCGGCTAACCGGATCGTGACTTGCTTAGCACAGAAATAG
- a CDS encoding LVIS_2131 family protein produces the protein MTSAWNWIGIIAWIIVLALVVWVFHHIRVRRIKMIVERKHTFEWGNLIITTVELIVSLGLLVGMGYVTFNHQVSLSDTKDVKVSYQVEPLVLRVGTNGSYYVAVDRGTTQKPVHIYNYWVNGAKYTVSSNKATVVTNLSQVKVADAGIPWSQKQLVKQDRAHEKAYAVKLTATYQPSFWNGLGIHVGHQAMTRWLIRVPAQSFINTTDVQSN, from the coding sequence ATGACTTCTGCATGGAATTGGATTGGGATCATTGCGTGGATCATTGTTTTGGCGTTAGTCGTGTGGGTATTTCATCATATTCGCGTACGACGCATCAAGATGATCGTGGAGCGTAAGCATACGTTTGAGTGGGGAAATCTTATCATTACCACCGTTGAATTAATCGTCAGTCTCGGATTGTTGGTTGGTATGGGTTACGTGACTTTTAACCATCAAGTTTCTCTGTCAGATACTAAAGACGTTAAGGTGAGTTATCAAGTAGAACCCTTAGTTTTACGCGTTGGCACCAATGGTTCTTACTATGTCGCGGTTGATCGGGGAACGACGCAAAAACCAGTGCATATTTATAATTATTGGGTCAATGGCGCCAAGTATACCGTTTCTAGTAACAAAGCGACGGTAGTTACGAATTTGTCACAAGTTAAAGTTGCGGATGCTGGTATTCCGTGGTCACAAAAGCAATTAGTTAAGCAGGATCGTGCCCATGAAAAAGCATACGCAGTTAAGTTAACGGCCACTTATCAACCATCATTTTGGAATGGCTTGGGCATTCACGTTGGCCATCAAGCGATGACTCGTTGGCTGATTCGGGTACCAGCGCAATCGTTTATTAACACCACGGATGTTCAGTCTAACTAA